The genomic region ttacaggctgattatgaccAATAACGACGACTTCGCTCTTTTGCCCATTTGCCTTCCATTAATAAAAACGTCtcaatgttccactgctggtcAAAGACCTTTTTTCGTTTCCTCTTGAGGAGAAGACTTGGCAAATTTGGAACTTGGCCAAGTTAGCCAAATACGGTTTGGTGTACTAATAGAATTTTATTCGCCACATGtatgtttccttcaccgccgaggatAACGCGAATTAAAACCACAAATCAATCACATAAAAACTTTAGATATCAAGCCTTAGgaataaccaaaaaaatattgcgagtgtatttttattaaaatgatatactaGGTAACATAGTCTCACCTGATACAAGGAGTTACCCGTGATATATGACGCAATGTAGTGCGATCCATATTTCCTGATAAAGTCCGCTACGGACACCGTGTCTCCAATTTTAATCTCTTCTATAGCTTCGTTCACCACGTCCTCGACTACGATGTTTGGAGGTAGATCTTTGAGCTTAGCTGTTTCACGGAACCTGAAATTGAGAGAGGTATGATCAGTGTCCGATTAACCACGTAGCAAGAGTAGCAATTACTAAGCCTCCGCCCCCCCCGCGATACGGGGCCACGCATATTTTATCCCATTAAAAAGCCTaagcgtatttttttaaataatttgtgtaaaaTCATCAatttacaattgttaatttcttattaaaattattctaaattgCCACGCATTCTCGTCTTtgaattttttacttttcagaGCCTGTCCTATAGTCTACTAGGCTATCCAAAACTATCAAAAAAATGTAACCCATAGATGGCGTTTAAACGTATTGAGTATTGGATtgctttttttactattttatacttAAGACCATACCAGATCAAGAACTTTGAAAGAATTTGCTACGGGCACCGCGCTTGCTTAAATCCCGCACTGGGTATGATAGgattattttgaattcaaatgtGTCTTTAGGTGCGATTATGGTAACACTATAGAGGCAGCTTTGATTTCaacgtattaatttttatttttcattaaaatgcaaaaaattCTCGGTCAATACACAAGTTCTGTCATTTCAGTTAGCATTGATACTTTCTTTTAGAGTAAGTGgtgtttttatcattattgtattattataatcatatttatatcattaattttgtattataagtaaGGACGACAGTCACGTCATCACAAAAGATACTGCGACTTGCTAATGTTGAGAATTGAGAACAATGAATAGTTTTACGGTAATTATTGGTATTTAATTTCCATTCGGTAGTAGTAAGAAGGTTTGTAGAATAAGGCGCGTATTATTTCGTGCTATATTGTAATCGAGGACAGCTAATTAAATTAGTCAAACAATAaggttttttattgaaacgaatTGACGtcgtaatattttctaattacgAAAAATCTGCTATGACAATTAAAAGTGATTTTTATGCTGTTAAAATTATTCCTAAAGcacaaaaacgtatttaaaaaaaaatacgatttctTTCTGTAACTAacggttataaaaaatataaaatgtcatcAAAGCAATCATGATCATGTGGAAATAAAATTAGAGAAATGTTTCCACAATGTATATTACCTAGAAACCCTTACGAGGACGTAGCAATGGTCACCATTGATGAATGAAGAATTGATACCAAGATTACGGGCCATGATATCCGTGGGCCAGCCAGCGGTGAACGCTCGCCATGGACGCTCTAATCTGAAaggatattattgaaatttaatgtaaaattcaattaatcaacgcttaagtataaataaagaacGTTCCTCATGTAAAGTATTGGAATATGCGTTTATTAAACAACGGCATATGACCGTTCTATTCTGAGATTAAGAACGtgtactttgtttttaaatataatttggctGACTTTTAGATGTCAAAGGAATCTTGCATCCATCTCTACATGGGTTCGAATTATGTTCAAACTTGACATCGCTATTGTAACAGTGAAACAAAAGTATCTAACTAACATTAAAACGACATCAAATAAGTATTTGAATGTTTGttattgaattacaaaaaaattgtggACCGGGTGTTTTTTTACCTTTCAAAACTAAAATCCCTAAAATATGCTTGAAGTAGTTGCTTCAAGTTATCGCAAAATTCCATATGAAAGTCTCCATCGAACAGCGTCTTGGCTTGACGCGGTTTTGGCGCGACCACAAAGCGTTCCGTGTCCTGGAACACGCTGACGGTTGGCTCACGGAAAACCCACCCGTCCGTGTCATTCCGCGGAACCACCCGCATGCAAATACTGAGGTAGCCATATCTGaaaaataacatatgtatatgtaattgttagatattattaactttaaattaactatttttagatgattaaatttgtatattcagtaggttaaaaaaagttacagcCAGTAGTTATCCACTCCACACCCATTAAGGACAAGGGTTGGAGCTTACTTCACGCTGCTCTGTTAGGGGTTggtagatacaaaaaaaataatgaaattagacaataagtaaaaatttacaCGAGCAAAGCACATTTGAATTCAGTGCAAATGCAAATGAAAAATCATTTAggtaaaataacattgaatttatttatttaagtccgGTATCATTAATCGACCCACGatttctttacaatattttccGTCATAGACGATAAACTCAAATAAAGCATACGAGAAACTcgcattatttaataacaattcagATGTTTCATCTACCGGGCCTTCAATATCAATAACTACATGCTAAGTGcagagattatttttttttatttccataattgTCTTTGGACCTATGTCATAGTGATTGCGATCTTGATAATATTTCCGATATATATGTTGTTTGGACGCGGCTTTATCTCTATTATTAGAAATCCATATTTTTCCACGttgataattgttttataaaaaatatttgtgaaatattacatcataacaaaaacatttgttGCCGCTAGAAAAACATATAAGATATGGAATAACTTCTCGtatgtttttttctaaatatttcctgtattatCGTTtagtatgcaataaaaaaatccaatagtTTTTAGgaaacattttcaatataacGACTTAAATTCCAACAATATAACGTACTCAACATTTTGGAGTGATTTCTGGTCTCATTCTCGACGAGCTTaggattattttgtttaaatacttataaactgactataatgtataaaattacaatgataaaaaaaataacccaaATGAGCCCTTAAATCTATTAGTAATAAGAGCGTGTTTCGATTGATTTTTAAACTAGTTTATTTCCAAAGTATATACAAACGAATATGGTAATAAAATAGTTGTTATGAAATATGAATACCTAGTATTGCATTGTTTgaattacaataacattaaatagtttGTAGCTATTAGCCTTAAAAGGCATTAAGCTCTTTTTATAATTGGCGCTTAATCCGATTAAATTCCATGCACATATTGTTACAAATGCAATCCTTTTAAATGTTTCGGTCGCTTGTCCTAAAcgcagatttaaaaaaaaagtagttactTTAACCCATCTTCATTATGACCTCagcctttttatcatctatattgtattttgtcgaataataagcctaatttataaatattttgattacccTGAGATTTCACGTACTATTTACGGAATAAATGAaggtgaattaaattatatatatagatcaaCAAATAcatgacaatattattattaaacataaatatgatcTTTGGCAAGTACTAGGAACTCATAAAAGTTGAGTAATTATCTCATTATGATTGCTGACAAAGAACTATAAAAATTCTCAGGTGCTCCTTTTTCGTTAGTAATGTGAATTAATCCTTCCTGAACGTTAcgttataataactataaatgaaataatatatttatgggttaattaattagttattatacgtcataatattattttacaggaTTTTAATGggtactttgttttttttgtcaagATTTCTTCAACATCAATCTGGACTTAAAATGTGGGTAGTATTTACAGGGCGAAATGCGAATGTTTTTATGTGTGGacgtttgttactctttcacgcaaacACTGC from Vanessa tameamea isolate UH-Manoa-2023 chromosome 22, ilVanTame1 primary haplotype, whole genome shotgun sequence harbors:
- the LOC113397652 gene encoding torso-like protein isoform X1, translating into MVRLPVLLLAVALCRAATLDSELGVGKSINIFMRYGYLSICMRVVPRNDTDGWVFREPTVSVFQDTERFVVAPKPRQAKTLFDGDFHMEFCDNLKQLLQAYFRDFSFERLERPWRAFTAGWPTDIMARNLGINSSFINGDHCYVLVRVSRFRETAKLKDLPPNIVVEDVVNEAIEEIKIGDTVSVADFIRKYGSHYIASYITGNSLYQVFVFSRTAYSMIKERLKSKGVADITAKELEGYFSPWQAKHIGQIKVASGNKTVESWAMKRLRVHYYIFSYPSLLKLHGEPTLLRNLDTLLGNEALLQLELKTLSPAFKDTKKRKWFEEVIDNYLKLWESNM
- the LOC113397652 gene encoding torso-like protein isoform X2 yields the protein MVRLPVLLLAVALCRAATLDSELGVGKSINIFMRYGYLSICMRVVPRNDTDGWVFREPTVSVFQDTERFVVAPKPRQAKTLFDGDFHMEFCDNLKQLLQAYFRDFSFERLERPWRAFTAGWPTDIMARNLGINSSFINGDHCYVLVRVSRFRETAKLKDLPPNIVVEDVVNEAIEEIKIGDTVSVADFIRKYGSHYIASYITGNSLYQVFVFSRGVYSRIKERVKSRGVSDIPTSEMSNYFSPLFAEHVGTIKVASGNKTVESWAMKRLRVHYYIFSYPSLLKLHGEPTLLRNLDTLLGNEALLQLELKTLSPAFKDTKKRKWFEEVIDNYLKLWESNM